A stretch of Pygocentrus nattereri isolate fPygNat1 chromosome 8, fPygNat1.pri, whole genome shotgun sequence DNA encodes these proteins:
- the lrit3a gene encoding leucine-rich repeat, immunoglobulin-like domain and transmembrane domain-containing protein 3a, producing MQRLLVVQVLLCCWRLVQPFCPSQCTCVFHSRSDGTGTRTVLCNDPDMSDIPVNVPVDTVKLRVEKTAVRRIPTEAFYYLTELQYLWITYNSITSVDPGSFYNLKVLHELRLDGNQISTFPWEALREMPSLRTLDLHNNRLTSVPMEAAPYLVNITYLDISSNRLSTLPSDLVDIWPPFSGIAPTLNASQKIVLGLQDNLWYCDCRISKLIEMSKMTNIPVVLMDPYLSCSGPENLSGVLFQRAELDQCVKPSIMTSATKITSPLGSNVLLRCDATGYPTPTLLWSKANGLAINNTVVQESPGEGVRWSILSLHGIEVKDAGVYRCKAKNVAGNSEAFITLSVAGMDTTTVSLSSSMTKKPDDSPGLITQSLPPVTGTVVPTFTSFRPTTSKPPITTMPSVPSRMNLGPGGGIQRSPPAGDTPAKMQQGKDTKGLGTSDKSRKKGSAYIKDIEVVEETGDTAVVLWTTEGLPSDTPLSMVYFPYDTEDNKEMLETEVGLGKLLLENLLPNQVYTVCLVAKGFVSGKDQCVNFSTLDTSGDDSQNKWLMIASGIACVFALPLIILLLYKIVSLYCKGRASRNAGTDEDLSKETYVKFETLTMKQRTLNGQANDLWARRQTQESERMLLCSRSSIDSQMTYKSDSSRSEYLC from the exons ATGCAGCGTCTCCTGGTGGTTCAGGTGCTGCTGTGCTGTTGGCGGTTGGTCCAGCCATTCTGCCCATCACAATGTACCTGTGTGTTTCACTCCCGCAGCGATGGAACAGGAACCAG GACCGTCCTCTGCAATGACCCAGACATGTCGGACATCCCGGTCAACGTGCCGGTGGACACTGTGAAGCTGCGGGTGGAGAAAACGGCGGTTCGTCGGATTCCCACTGAAGCCTTCTACTACCTAACTGAGCTCCAGTACCTGTGGATCACCTACAACTCCATCACCTCTGTGGACCCAGGTAGCTTCTACAACCTGAAGGTCCTGCATGAGCTCCGGCTGGACGGCAACCAGATCTCCACCTTCCCCTGGGAGGCCCTGAGAGAGATGCCCAGCCTCAGGACGCTTGACCTGCACAACAACCGCCTCACCAGTGTCCCCATGGAGGCTGCCCCTTACCTGGTCAACATCACCTACCTGGACATCTCCAGCAACAGGCTCAGCACCCTGCCCTCTGACCTGGTGGATATCTGGCCTCCTTTTTCTGGCATTGCGCCAACCTTGAATGCTTCCCAGAAGATCGTACTGG GTCTCCAGGACAACCTGTGGTACTGTGACTGCCGGATCTCCAAACTTATCGAGATGTCCAAGATGACAAACATTCCAGTGGTTTTGATGGACCCATATCTGTCCTGCAGTGGCCCAGAGAACCTGTCTGGTGTTCTCTTCCAGAGAGCTGAGCTGGATCAGTGTGTCAAACCTTCAATCATGACCTCAGCCACAAAAATCACCTCTCCTCTTGGCAGCAATGTGCTCCTGCGCTGTGATGCCACAGGATATCCCACTCCTACCCTGCTGTGGAGCAAGGCAAATGGGTTAGCTATAAATAACACAG TTGTCCAAGAATCTCCCGGTGAAGGTGTCCGGTGGTCCATCCTCAGTCTGCATGGTATCGAGGTGAAAGATGCTGGCGTGTACCGCTGCAAAGCCAAGAATGTTGCAGGAAATTCGGAGGCCTTTATCACCCTCTCTGTGGCTGGGATGGATACAACAACAGTGTCCCTTTCATCAAGCATGACCAAGAAACCTGATGACAGTCCAGGATTAATTACCCAGTCTCTGCCTCCAGTTACTGGCACTGTAGTTCCAACATTTACATCTTTTAGGCCTACTACATCCAAGCCCCCCATAACCACAATGCCATCTGTACCTAGTCGGATGAACCTAGGCCCGGGTGGAGGCATTCAGAGGTCTCCACCTGCTGGAGATACACCAGCTAAGATGCAGCAAGGAAAGGATACTAAAGGTCTGGGTACCAGCGATAAATCTAGGAAAAAGGGAAGTGCCTACATCAAGGATATCGAAGTGGTTGAAGAGACTGGAGATACGGCAGTTGTGCTATGGACAACTGAGGGTTTGCCTAGCGATACACCCTTATCCATGGTGTACTTCCCATACGACACAGAAGATAACAAGGAAATGCTAGAGACTGAGGTTGGGTTGGGGAAACTTCTTTTAGAGAATCTGCTGCCCAACCAGGTCTACACAGTCTGTTTGGTTGCCAAAGGTTTTGTGTCTGGAAAGGACCAATGTGTGAATTTTAGCACTCTGGACACCTCTGGGGATGATAGCCAAAACAAGTGGCTAATGATTGCTAGTGGGATTGCTTGCGTTTTTGCACTCCCACTTATCATCCTTCTTCTCTATAAGATTGTGTCACTCTACTGTAAGGGGAGAGCCAGCAGAAATGCTGGAACAGATGAAGACCTCTCTAAAGAGACTTATGTAAAGTTTGAGACTCTCACAATGAAACAGAGGACACTGAATGGACAGGCGAATGACCTCTGGGCTCGGAGGCAGACACAGGAATCAGAAAGGATGCTTCTTTGCTCCCGTTCAAGTATAGACTCCCAAATGACTTACAAAAGTGATAGCTCACGATCAGAGTACTTGTGCTAG